The Hyalangium minutum genomic sequence CCTGGTGGCCGCGGCGTTCATCATCCTGGGCTTCAACGCCACGTTCATCCCGCAGTTCCTCCTGGGCAACTACGGCATGCCGCGGCGCTACTTCGAGTACCCGGAGCGCTACCAGGCGCTGAACGTGGCCTCCACGGCGGGCGCCTCGCTGCTGGCGTTCGGTTTCCTCATCATCGCCATCTACCTGGTGTACTCGCTGGCGTATGGCCGGGCTTCGGGGCAGAACCCGTGGCGCAGCAAGGGCTACGAGTGGCTGTCCGCCTCGCCGCCGCCGACGCACAACTTCGTGGGCCCGCAGCCCACCTACCCTGAAGAGCCCCACTTCTACGTGGATCCGAAGAAGGCCGAGGTGCCCGATGTCGTCTAGTGCTCACAGTGCGGCGGCCTCGCCGGGGGTTCCCCGGCTGGCGCAGCACTTTGCCTCGATCGAGGTGCAGAACCACGCGGCCCGCCTGGGCATGTGGCTCTTCCTCTCGACGGAAATCCTGCTCTTCGCGGGCCTGTTCGTCTGCTACGGCTGCTACCGCTACCTCTTCCCCGAGGCGTTCGCGGCGGCCAGCCGGCACCTCGACTTGACGATGGGCACCGTGAACACGGTGGTGCTCATCACCTCCTCGCTGACGGCGGCGCTCGCGGTGCACTACGCGAAGGAGGGCAAGAACGGCGTGGTGGCGCTGATGTTCGCGCTGACCAT encodes the following:
- a CDS encoding cytochrome c oxidase subunit 3 family protein, which gives rise to MSSSAHSAAASPGVPRLAQHFASIEVQNHAARLGMWLFLSTEILLFAGLFVCYGCYRYLFPEAFAAASRHLDLTMGTVNTVVLITSSLTAALAVHYAKEGKNGVVALMFALTIGMACIFLVIKGFEYSHKFAEGALPGPYYRMEAVQLPGVPLYFTIYFLATGLHAFHVVVGMSVLVWLMFKAMREKNFGPNNYVAVELGSMYWHLVDLVWIFLFPLLYLI